The nucleotide sequence CAGCGGCCGGGAAACGACGCGAGCCGCTATTGCAACGCGGCAGGCTATGGCTAGGTTCGACGCCGGGATCGAGGGGGATAATCGATGCGCCGTCAGCTACTCGTTACTGCCCTGCTGGTCGCGGCCGGCTGTTCGGAAGGGGGGCAGGAAACGGCCTCTAACGTCCGTAGCTACGACGTCGCCGAAGAACCGCCCCCACCGATGGAGCCGCCAGCGCCTGGTTCGCGAGAGGCCGGCACCGCGGTGCAGGTGGCAATGCCGCAGATCGCCTACACCTACAGCTACAGCTTCCGCCTTCCCTCTGACGGCGTCGCGAGCGTCCAGGAAAGGCATCTGAAGCTCTGTGAATCGCTCGGTTCCGCGCGCTGCCGCGTGGTCGACATGTCTCGCAGCTCGGGCAGCGGCGATTATGTGCAAGGCGCGCTGAAGCTCCAGGTGTCCTCCTCCATCGCCCGCGCCTTCGGCGACCGGCTCGTCAATGCGGCGGCCGAGGGCGGCGGCGAGACGATCGATCGCGGCATTTCCGCAGAGGATCTGTCGAAGCAGATCGTGGATACGGCGGCCCGAATCCGAACCAAGGAAGCGCTGGTCGAGCGCCTCACCGCCCTCCTCCAGACGCGGAGCGGCAACATCGAGCAAGCGGTCGAGGCGGAACGCGCGATCAACGCCGCGCAGGAAGAACTCGAGAAAGCGCGTGCCTGGCTTCTCGAAATGCGCGGTCGCGTGGCCATGTCGACCTTCGACATCGGCTATACGAGCGCCGCTCCGCTTGCGGGCGGGGTAAGCGATCCCCTGCGGGATGCGATGGGCAGCGTCGGCGACATGTTCGGACGTAGCCTCGCGCTCATCATAACACTCATCGCAACGCTGCTTCCCTGGGCGCTGCTAGGTCTTCTGGCCTGGGGGGTGATTTTCCTGATCCGCCGTCGGATTGGAACTGAGTCGCCCAATCAACAGGTGGAGGAATCGCTTCCGGTTTCCGAGAATCCGGCCGCCTGATCAGCTCATGCCCTGGTCCGGCGGCGGGGCGCTGGCGGCGAGTTGCTTCAGGTCGCGCGCGACTTCGGCCATCAGCCATTCGCGGAAGCGCCTGATCTTGGGGACCAGCCGCCGGTGCTCGGCGTAGACCAGCCAATATCCCCAGCCACGCGAGGACACCTGGCCGAACGGCCGGACCAGCCGCCCTTCCGCGATGTCGTTGCGCCAGAAGAAGGGGGTGAGCATCGCCATCCCCTGCCCCGCCATGGCGGCGAACCCCTCATGCGCCTGATAGCCGAGACGCACGCCCGGCCGGGGCGGCCGCTCCGCGACGTCGATCCCGGCCTCGCGCAGCCAGTGCGCCCACCAGGGATCCTCCGGGCCGATCAGCGGGATGTCGAGCAATTCCTTCGGCTTCAGCGAGCCGCCGTGGCGCTCCAGGAATTCCGGGCTGCACATGGGCGTGAAGTCGACGCGGAAGAGCAGTTCGGAGGTAAGGCCGGGCCAGTCGCCCTGCCCGGTGCGCACCCCGACGTCCACTTCCGACCCGGCGAAGTCGACGATGGCGTCGTCGGTCAGCATCCGGACGGCCATTTCCGGATTGGTCATCTGGAAGGCGCCCAGCCGCCAGGCGAACCAGGTATTGGCGAAGGTGTAGGAAGTGGTGACCGTCAGCGTGCCCTCATCCTCCGCCCTCAGCGCCGAGAAAGCCGCG is from Sphingosinicella humi and encodes:
- a CDS encoding DUF4349 domain-containing protein; this encodes MRRQLLVTALLVAAGCSEGGQETASNVRSYDVAEEPPPPMEPPAPGSREAGTAVQVAMPQIAYTYSYSFRLPSDGVASVQERHLKLCESLGSARCRVVDMSRSSGSGDYVQGALKLQVSSSIARAFGDRLVNAAAEGGGETIDRGISAEDLSKQIVDTAARIRTKEALVERLTALLQTRSGNIEQAVEAERAINAAQEELEKARAWLLEMRGRVAMSTFDIGYTSAAPLAGGVSDPLRDAMGSVGDMFGRSLALIITLIATLLPWALLGLLAWGVIFLIRRRIGTESPNQQVEESLPVSENPAA
- a CDS encoding LysR substrate-binding domain-containing protein, with translation MRHIPSLPAVRVFEAAARHENFTKAAAELGMTQAAVSYQIRLLEERLGVALFRREKKKVVLTDAGRRTAGETSRAFDVLDAAFSALRAEDEGTLTVTTSYTFANTWFAWRLGAFQMTNPEMAVRMLTDDAIVDFAGSEVDVGVRTGQGDWPGLTSELLFRVDFTPMCSPEFLERHGGSLKPKELLDIPLIGPEDPWWAHWLREAGIDVAERPPRPGVRLGYQAHEGFAAMAGQGMAMLTPFFWRNDIAEGRLVRPFGQVSSRGWGYWLVYAEHRRLVPKIRRFREWLMAEVARDLKQLAASAPPPDQGMS